A single genomic interval of Deltaproteobacteria bacterium harbors:
- a CDS encoding haloacid dehalogenase-like hydrolase, protein MASAARVVLFDLDGTLLRTGGAGRRAMDQALRELGLADGLGAMRLDGMTDRAIVREAAVAHGQSVELAFVDAVLARYLVILEGNIAACAEYVVLPGVFDAVHALRARGLLVGLGTGNVEPGARIKLERSGLNAHLPFGGFGSDAEDRAELLAAGVRRAEELLGQSLAPDAVWIVGDTPKDVTAGRRIGARVLAVATGHYSVDALRDTGADVVVPDLAHPDAWRGLGA, encoded by the coding sequence GTGGCGAGCGCGGCCAGAGTGGTCCTCTTCGACCTCGATGGAACGCTGCTCCGCACCGGCGGCGCGGGCCGGCGCGCCATGGATCAAGCGCTGCGTGAGCTCGGCCTGGCGGATGGCCTGGGCGCGATGCGGCTCGATGGCATGACCGACCGGGCCATCGTGCGCGAGGCCGCGGTGGCGCACGGGCAGAGCGTGGAGCTGGCGTTCGTCGACGCCGTGCTTGCGCGCTACCTGGTGATCCTGGAGGGGAACATCGCCGCGTGCGCGGAGTACGTGGTGCTGCCGGGCGTGTTCGACGCGGTGCACGCGCTGCGCGCGCGCGGGCTGCTGGTGGGCCTGGGCACGGGCAACGTGGAGCCGGGCGCGCGCATCAAGCTGGAGCGCAGCGGCCTCAACGCGCACCTGCCATTCGGCGGCTTCGGCTCCGACGCCGAGGATCGCGCGGAGCTGTTGGCCGCGGGCGTGCGGCGCGCGGAGGAGCTGCTCGGACAATCGCTCGCGCCGGACGCCGTGTGGATCGTGGGCGATACGCCGAAGGACGTCACGGCGGGCCGGCGCATCGGCGCGCGCGTGCTGGCGGTGGCCACGGGGCACTATTCGGTCGACGCGCTCCGCGACACGGGCGCAGATGTCGTCGTGCCGGATCTCGCGCATCCCGATGCGTGGCGCGGGCTCGGCGCCTGA
- a CDS encoding Na/Pi cotransporter family protein: protein MNESVLLLFGGLAVFVHGLSQARESLQLLAGDRLRSLIAAFSSNRIFGLVLGAAVTVILQSSTATTTILVGYCASGLCTLEQAMAVILGADVGTTATVQLVSLQARSAGLVLAAAGVAVRYASKKKRSQYVGQALLGLGLLFFGMELMRSGAKPLAAMGAAQVVTSYLSGHRVAGAFLGALLTLFLRSSAPTLALTMALADAGALDLWGALPVLLGANLGTTVSPFASAVDQDTEGKRVALAHLLFKAIGVVVALPLLGKFVHLADVSAPQIARQIANAHTLFNGALALAFLPTLNLGALLLRKLYKPPETKPRFRPKFLDPRALETPALAFGQATREYLRMAEIVGEMLKDSLEVFRHQDLQLLAKVEARDDQVDILNREIRFYLARMGQDMMSPEQAEKQMTLITLTADLESVGDILNRNLLAMGRKKISQGLWFSEDGWKEIEDFFFKVIENFELAVAAFSTGDEELARKVQRHRVRLAEIEDKLKQAHIARLHKGLRESLDTSSIHLDLLAALRRINGLLSNMADAVVRERDPAAKLAAE, encoded by the coding sequence ATGAACGAGAGCGTCCTTCTTCTCTTTGGTGGTCTGGCCGTCTTCGTGCACGGGCTCTCGCAGGCCCGCGAGAGCCTGCAATTGCTCGCCGGCGACCGGCTGCGCTCGCTCATCGCCGCGTTCTCCTCGAACCGCATCTTTGGGCTGGTGCTCGGCGCGGCGGTCACCGTCATCCTCCAGAGCTCCACGGCCACCACGACCATCCTCGTGGGCTACTGCGCCAGCGGCCTGTGCACGCTCGAGCAGGCCATGGCGGTCATCCTCGGCGCCGACGTGGGCACCACCGCGACCGTGCAGCTCGTCTCGCTGCAGGCGCGCTCGGCGGGGTTGGTGCTCGCCGCGGCGGGCGTGGCCGTGCGCTACGCGAGCAAGAAGAAGCGCAGCCAGTACGTGGGCCAGGCGCTGCTCGGCCTAGGCCTGCTCTTCTTCGGCATGGAGCTCATGCGCAGCGGCGCCAAGCCCCTCGCGGCCATGGGCGCGGCGCAGGTGGTCACCAGCTACCTCTCCGGTCACCGTGTGGCGGGCGCATTCCTGGGCGCGCTGCTGACGCTCTTCCTGCGCTCGAGCGCGCCCACCCTCGCGCTCACCATGGCCCTCGCCGACGCCGGCGCGCTGGATCTCTGGGGCGCGCTGCCGGTGCTGCTCGGCGCCAACCTGGGCACCACGGTGAGCCCGTTCGCGAGCGCCGTGGACCAGGACACCGAAGGCAAGCGCGTGGCGCTGGCGCACCTGCTCTTCAAGGCCATCGGCGTGGTGGTGGCGCTGCCGCTGCTCGGGAAGTTCGTGCACCTGGCCGACGTCTCCGCCCCGCAGATCGCCCGGCAGATCGCCAACGCGCACACGCTCTTCAACGGCGCGCTCGCGCTCGCGTTCCTGCCCACGCTGAACCTGGGCGCGCTCCTTTTGCGCAAGCTCTACAAGCCGCCGGAGACCAAGCCGCGCTTCCGCCCCAAGTTCCTCGATCCGCGCGCGCTGGAGACCCCCGCGCTCGCCTTCGGCCAGGCCACGCGCGAGTACCTGCGCATGGCGGAGATCGTGGGCGAGATGCTGAAAGATTCGCTCGAGGTGTTCCGCCACCAGGATTTGCAACTGCTCGCCAAGGTGGAGGCCCGCGACGATCAAGTCGATATATTGAATAGAGAAATTAGATTTTATCTCGCGCGCATGGGCCAGGACATGATGTCGCCCGAGCAAGCCGAGAAGCAGATGACACTCATCACCCTCACCGCGGACCTCGAGAGCGTGGGCGACATCCTGAACCGCAACCTGCTCGCCATGGGCCGCAAGAAGATTTCCCAGGGGTTGTGGTTCAGCGAGGACGGCTGGAAGGAGATCGAGGACTTCTTCTTCAAGGTCATCGAGAACTTCGAGCTCGCGGTGGCCGCGTTCTCCACCGGCGACGAGGAGCTCGCGCGCAAGGTGCAGCGGCACCGCGTGCGGCTCGCAGAGATAGAAGACAAGCTCAAGCAGGCGCACATCGCGCGGCTGCACAAGGGCCTGCGCGAGTCGCTCGACACCAGCTCGATTCACCTGGATCTGCTGGCGGCGCTGCGGCGCATCAACGGGCTGCTCTCCAACATGGCCGACGCGGTGGTGCGTGAGCGAGATCCGGCGGCCAAGCTGGCGGCGGAGTAG
- the ftsY gene encoding signal recognition particle-docking protein FtsY, with protein sequence MADPALVPAPTTPTVQAPAPVPTPPSALPLSTPVFVAVVIAVALLLVVVLARLGRKAPELPAKEAEKLPAPPERIPEIPLELPPSEALQKAEAELVRQQGERDGLRAKGLDDKSEDFKKAEYRVKKAQESVDRERKRVEAEARAKAEAEAKAREAAEAAAKKAAEEEAQRKRVEAVAGKTLAEGLDKTRAGFMGKLGALFGAQKQVDEKTLAELEEILFTADIGVKTATDLFEVARERVKKKELADGDKLKGALRGEIERILALPGAGAIPAPSGKPLVIMVVGVNGAGKTTTIGKLSAQYVSQGKKVILGAGDTFRAAATEQLEVWAGRAGVPIIKGLENSDPGAVVFDAVKKGATDQADVVICDTAGRLHTKAPLMEELKKVKRVMDKAVVGAPHEVLLVLDATNGQNAIAQARQFHEALGVTGIALTKLDGTAKGGVIIGICDELKIPVRYVGVGEAIEDLRAFEPHEFVQALFT encoded by the coding sequence ATGGCCGACCCCGCGCTTGTGCCTGCCCCCACCACGCCGACCGTCCAGGCGCCTGCCCCGGTGCCGACGCCGCCGAGCGCATTGCCACTTTCCACGCCGGTGTTCGTCGCGGTGGTCATCGCGGTGGCCCTGCTGCTCGTGGTCGTCCTCGCGCGCCTCGGCCGCAAGGCCCCCGAGCTTCCGGCCAAGGAGGCCGAGAAGCTCCCCGCGCCGCCCGAGCGCATCCCCGAGATCCCGCTCGAGCTGCCGCCGAGCGAGGCGCTGCAGAAGGCCGAGGCCGAGCTCGTCCGCCAGCAGGGCGAGCGCGACGGCCTGCGCGCCAAGGGCCTCGACGACAAGAGCGAGGACTTCAAGAAGGCCGAATACCGGGTCAAGAAGGCGCAGGAGTCGGTCGACCGCGAGCGAAAGCGGGTCGAAGCCGAAGCGCGCGCGAAGGCCGAAGCCGAGGCGAAGGCCCGCGAGGCCGCTGAAGCCGCCGCGAAGAAGGCCGCCGAAGAAGAGGCCCAGCGCAAGCGCGTGGAGGCCGTGGCCGGCAAGACGCTCGCCGAGGGCCTGGACAAGACGCGCGCCGGCTTCATGGGCAAGCTGGGCGCGCTCTTTGGCGCCCAGAAGCAGGTCGACGAGAAGACGCTCGCGGAGCTGGAGGAGATCCTCTTCACCGCGGACATCGGCGTGAAGACCGCGACCGATCTCTTCGAGGTCGCGCGCGAGCGCGTGAAGAAGAAGGAGCTCGCCGACGGCGACAAGCTCAAGGGCGCGCTCCGCGGAGAGATCGAGCGCATCCTGGCGCTGCCCGGCGCGGGCGCCATCCCCGCACCTTCCGGCAAGCCGCTGGTGATCATGGTCGTCGGCGTGAACGGAGCAGGGAAGACCACCACCATCGGCAAGCTCTCGGCGCAGTACGTGAGCCAGGGCAAGAAGGTCATCCTCGGCGCCGGCGACACCTTCCGCGCCGCCGCCACCGAGCAGCTCGAGGTCTGGGCCGGCCGCGCGGGCGTGCCCATCATCAAGGGGCTCGAGAACAGCGATCCGGGCGCCGTCGTGTTCGACGCGGTGAAGAAGGGCGCCACCGATCAGGCCGACGTCGTGATCTGCGACACCGCCGGCCGCCTGCACACCAAGGCTCCGCTGATGGAGGAGCTCAAGAAGGTGAAGCGGGTGATGGACAAGGCCGTGGTGGGCGCGCCGCACGAGGTGCTGCTGGTCCTCGACGCGACCAACGGCCAGAACGCCATCGCCCAGGCGCGGCAGTTCCACGAGGCGCTGGGCGTGACCGGCATCGCGCTCACCAAGCTCGATGGCACCGCCAAGGGCGGCGTGATCATCGGCATCTGCGACGAGCTGAAGATCCCCGTGCGCTACGTGGGCGTGGGCGAGGCGATCGAAGACCTGCGCGCCTTCGAGCCTCACGAATTCGTACAAGCCCTCTTCACGTAG
- a CDS encoding VCBS repeat-containing protein yields MRASMLIAAALFACGCLSFDTSGKVFACDPNSGADCDGGTTATSHPTGATGSNGATTSGSGNGSDTGTSATTSNNGTSATNGTSATTGSTLGGNTGTTGIYDDSSPGDVALGDVDGDGKVDIVTRFNIYDVDFLEDSEAILEVRLGDGDGGYTKQIFMPLPVDGGFGRGLEIISLTVDGGGTAIVSAGEDALISVIRCWPDAGLDAPINIDATQGQQFFFDRFRAADFDGDGKTDLVVAIDNSHSGFITLFRGQGDGHFIGDPRQPLGDLGPARGLVLGDFNGDGKPDVGTCDENYAAIGWGAGDGGYSSWIIVDAGSTGSFALNDVAVGNLDNDPFDDLFITATPYADTGAPFILMGQQHLETATELGAFQPTWLLEDNGSGTEEEYIRTMRLVDLNGDGVPDLVANTKDNSLGYGVVRAFFLYPDAGRMSASPVLAGHADGFLGAKPPNIAVGDLNGNGWLDLGIVGSGLEQPVLALDPGQ; encoded by the coding sequence ATGCGCGCGAGCATGCTCATCGCCGCGGCGCTCTTCGCGTGCGGCTGCCTCTCGTTCGACACGTCGGGCAAGGTCTTCGCCTGCGATCCGAACAGCGGCGCGGATTGCGACGGCGGCACGACGGCCACCAGCCACCCCACCGGCGCCACGGGCAGCAACGGAGCCACGACGTCGGGCAGCGGCAACGGCAGTGACACCGGCACGTCGGCCACGACTTCGAACAACGGCACCAGCGCAACGAACGGCACCAGCGCAACAACGGGCTCCACGCTCGGCGGCAACACCGGAACGACCGGCATCTACGACGACTCTTCCCCTGGCGACGTGGCCCTCGGTGATGTCGACGGCGACGGCAAGGTCGACATCGTCACGCGGTTCAACATCTACGACGTCGACTTCCTCGAGGACTCAGAGGCCATCCTCGAAGTGCGCCTCGGCGACGGCGATGGCGGGTACACCAAGCAAATCTTCATGCCCCTGCCCGTCGACGGCGGCTTCGGTCGCGGCCTGGAGATCATCTCGCTCACCGTGGATGGCGGCGGCACGGCGATCGTCTCCGCCGGCGAGGATGCGCTGATCAGCGTGATTCGCTGCTGGCCGGACGCGGGCCTCGACGCGCCCATCAACATCGACGCCACGCAAGGCCAGCAGTTCTTTTTCGATCGCTTCCGCGCCGCGGACTTCGACGGCGACGGCAAGACCGATCTCGTGGTCGCCATCGACAACTCGCACAGCGGCTTCATCACGCTCTTCCGGGGCCAGGGCGATGGCCACTTCATCGGCGATCCGCGCCAGCCCCTGGGCGACCTCGGACCCGCACGCGGCCTGGTGTTGGGCGACTTCAACGGCGACGGCAAACCCGATGTCGGCACCTGCGACGAGAACTACGCGGCCATCGGCTGGGGCGCTGGCGATGGCGGCTACTCGTCGTGGATCATCGTCGACGCGGGGTCGACTGGCAGCTTCGCGCTCAACGACGTCGCCGTCGGGAACCTCGACAACGACCCGTTCGACGACTTGTTCATCACGGCAACGCCGTATGCCGACACGGGCGCGCCCTTCATTCTCATGGGCCAGCAGCATCTGGAGACCGCCACCGAGCTCGGCGCCTTCCAGCCCACGTGGCTCCTCGAGGATAACGGGAGCGGCACGGAGGAGGAGTACATCCGGACCATGCGTCTCGTGGATCTCAACGGCGACGGCGTGCCGGATCTCGTCGCCAATACCAAGGACAACTCCCTCGGCTACGGCGTGGTGCGGGCGTTCTTCCTGTACCCGGACGCCGGTCGGATGAGCGCGTCTCCGGTCCTCGCCGGCCATGCCGATGGCTTCCTCGGCGCCAAGCCGCCGAATATCGCGGTGGGCGATCTCAACGGCAACGGCTGGCTCGACCTGGGTATCGTGGGCTCCGGCCTCGAGCAACCGGTACTCGCCCTCGATCCCGGCCAGTGA